In Arachis stenosperma cultivar V10309 chromosome 1, arast.V10309.gnm1.PFL2, whole genome shotgun sequence, one DNA window encodes the following:
- the LOC130946153 gene encoding transcription factor PRE3-like codes for MSSRRSRQPSGSSNISDDQIKDLVSKLQQLLPEIRHTRTDKVSSAKVLQETCNYIRSLHREVDDLSERLSELLATTDTAQAALIRNLLLQ; via the exons atGTCTAGCAGAAGGTCAAGGCAGCCAAGTGGTTCAAGCAATATCAGTGACGATCAGATAAAGGATCTTGTCTCCAAGTTACAGCAGCTTCTTCCCGAGATTCGCCATACACGCACTGACAAG GTGTCATCTGCGAAGGTGTTGCAAGAAACATGCAACTATATAAGAAGCTTACACAGAGAAGTTGATGATCTTAGCGAGCGTTTGTCGgagttgttggcaacaactgACACCGCCCAAGCGGCATTGATTAGAAATTTACTTCTCCAGTAG